From a single Bacillus pseudomycoides DSM 12442 genomic region:
- a CDS encoding response regulator transcription factor has product MKKRIVIIEDEDNIREICKRYLEREGYEVYTAVNGTEGWNVFQQYQPDLIILDLMMPKKDGWELCEEIRQYSNVPIIMLTARGEERDRILGLTMGADDYVTKPFSPRELVLRVQIILRRGNQATIQEKEPVSEMIEFLDLKIDPTKRRVFVCGHEIELTVKEFEVLYIMAKHPKQVFSRSQLLEQIWNFEYEGCTNAVTVLMSRLREKLEKHTTKNRWIHTVWGIGYRFEPDGGNET; this is encoded by the coding sequence ATGAAAAAAAGAATTGTAATCATAGAAGATGAAGATAATATCCGAGAAATATGTAAACGGTACTTGGAAAGAGAAGGATATGAAGTATACACCGCTGTAAACGGAACAGAAGGTTGGAATGTATTTCAGCAATATCAACCAGATTTAATTATTCTAGACTTGATGATGCCGAAAAAAGATGGCTGGGAATTATGTGAGGAAATTCGCCAATACTCTAATGTCCCTATTATTATGTTAACCGCTAGAGGAGAAGAAAGAGATCGAATTTTAGGATTAACAATGGGCGCGGATGATTATGTGACAAAGCCGTTTTCACCTCGTGAATTAGTATTAAGGGTGCAAATTATATTAAGAAGAGGAAATCAAGCAACGATACAAGAGAAAGAACCTGTATCAGAAATGATAGAGTTCCTAGATTTGAAGATTGATCCAACGAAAAGACGTGTATTTGTTTGTGGACATGAAATTGAGTTAACAGTGAAAGAATTTGAGGTACTTTATATAATGGCAAAACATCCAAAACAAGTATTCTCACGATCTCAACTTCTTGAACAGATATGGAATTTTGAGTATGAAGGGTGCACAAATGCAGTAACTGTGTTAATGAGTCGTCTACGTGAAAAATTGGAGAAGCATACAACAAAGAATCGTTGGATTCATACAGTTTGGGGCATAGGATATCGCTTTGAGCCAGATGGAGGAAATGAAACATGA
- a CDS encoding sensor histidine kinase, producing MKLRNQLLLMNLLSTGIIVISIWYSDRRMLLRPEQTRLLIGIVMVAMILSTIIYWLMTRPIMRSIQNLIALTKQFSDRHFETMYIIGKEPEEFKELATAFQQMAKKLEESFTKLEQGEKARTELIANISHDLRTPMASIQLMIEALQDGLIEDPNMKMQYLTTILNEIQRLSGLINNLFELSKLELGQGAFHPSLTHVDSILLEVLDSHAILLKDKNIHLQLHVSDTLPRLWIMPCKIVRVISNLLHNAIRHSPTFGTIELIVEENKQKQQVTFILRDEGEGISYDDQLRIFERFFRTDPSRSSQSGGSGLGLAIAKSLVEIHKGEIGVQDRSDGKQGCEFWFTLPIASEKK from the coding sequence ATGAAGTTACGGAATCAATTGTTATTGATGAATTTATTAAGCACGGGAATCATAGTAATTTCGATCTGGTATAGTGACAGAAGAATGTTACTTAGACCGGAACAAACACGGCTATTAATAGGAATTGTGATGGTAGCGATGATTCTTTCAACGATTATTTACTGGTTAATGACACGTCCTATTATGAGATCTATTCAAAATTTAATTGCATTAACGAAACAATTTAGTGATAGACACTTTGAAACGATGTATATAATCGGGAAAGAACCAGAAGAGTTTAAAGAATTAGCGACAGCTTTTCAACAAATGGCTAAAAAATTAGAAGAAAGCTTTACTAAGTTAGAACAAGGAGAAAAAGCACGTACAGAACTAATTGCGAATATTTCCCATGATTTACGAACCCCTATGGCTAGCATACAATTGATGATAGAAGCGTTACAAGATGGTTTAATTGAAGATCCTAATATGAAAATGCAGTATCTAACAACAATCCTAAACGAAATTCAAAGATTAAGTGGATTAATTAATAATTTGTTTGAGCTTTCTAAGCTAGAACTTGGACAAGGAGCCTTTCATCCCAGTTTAACACATGTGGACAGCATTCTATTAGAAGTACTAGATTCCCATGCGATCTTATTGAAGGACAAAAATATCCATTTGCAATTGCACGTTTCGGATACATTGCCACGACTTTGGATTATGCCATGTAAAATAGTGCGGGTTATCAGTAATTTGTTACATAATGCGATTCGGCATTCCCCCACATTTGGAACAATCGAGTTAATTGTGGAGGAAAATAAACAAAAACAGCAAGTTACATTCATTTTGCGTGATGAAGGGGAAGGGATTTCTTACGATGATCAATTACGTATATTTGAACGTTTTTTCAGAACAGATCCATCAAGAAGTTCACAATCTGGAGGGTCTGGACTTGGACTCGCCATTGCAAAATCACTAGTTGAAATACACAAAGGAGAAATTGGTGTTCAAGATCGTTCGGATGGGAAACAGGGATGTGAATTTTGGTTTACTCTTCCCATTGCATCAGAAAAGAAATAA